aagggatattccataccatatgatgtcatgctcaatATATAAGCTGGGGGAAGTTGGCTGGGGAGGGCCATGGCTTTGGAACTAGCTGTGCATCAGTCAGTGGTTGGTGAGCAATTATGCTGTGcctcacttgttttgtatattcttttatcatcatcatcatcatcatcattattattattgttttccatgctattaaactgattttatatcaacccatgagggttttttcgATTCTCTGCTCCATCCCACTCCAGGGTAGGGAGTGGTGGTTATAgttgcctgccaggttaaaccatgacacctttTTACACTACAACAGTAGagattttttgaaagagaaaagaatttatCCATATCGTTTTCATGTATGACAGATTTTGTATCTTTATATAACTATAACATTAACTTCTTTGGGTATTCTGTCCACACAGATTTATAAAAGTGCTGTTTCATAAATCACCAGTGTGGCTACTGCCAAAGTTGATCACCAGTTGGTCACCAATGTGTCCGCTGCCAGGTTGATTGTGGGCCAGTTCTGTCATGAAGCATGCTTTCCTTATCTTTGAAACATCATATTTGAATCTGCAAGTGATAGACTGGTTCAGTTAAATAGTCCATTTGTAAGAACTTCTCAAGAAAGTTGATTTATCAGACTGGCAAAGcacatatttttcaattaaaaaatggtATGAAATTTTGCcactcttttcctcttctcctagCATTTTGCCTTATAACCCACATGTATATTGTTCATTTGTTCAAAGATCCCTCATTCTTCAGGAGTGTTTGGCATGACACTTATTCCTATAACAACTggaatacattttatttacaacATGTTTCCCAACTAAATATGAAAGGTGACATTTGACATTCTAATGAGCAGAACAATGTAATAAATATGATTGTTATTTTGCAGACAAGAATCTTCCTGGCATTGATAGAAGAGAGGAGTCAAGGCTATTATTTCCTGTTTTAGTGCTCCTTCTCTGtattggtttttattttatcattacAGAGTTTACAGTTATTTCAGAGGTCAAGGAAGatgtggcaatttttttttttttttttttttttgctgctgacaAATAGCTTGTAAATGCAGGAAGTAGTCAGCAGATTTTGGTAACTACAGTAGAATGTTTTGTGTATTGCCAGTACTGGTGTTaatgaataagaaaaattaaaagcttccTGGATTATTTAATGAGAAAGTCCAGCATTTCTCAGGtaaatgctgcatttttgaaagctgaGGGGACCCAGTCCTCTTCATGTTAGACCCACAAGTTAGATGGGTAGGCTGACACTGTACAGATGCAGACTTTTTGAAACAGCATAGCTTTTTactctcttttaaaatgttgctcCGAACACTTCAATTTCTAGACGTTTTATTCAGAGGCACAGAATCTAATTTTCAGAAGGATGGAGTATTCAATCCTCTCATTAAAGTCAGAAGAAATTGTGGTTGGCTTGAGAATCAGGTGCCCATTCGACTGTGAAAACAAAGAGGTGCCATTTTAAAAGCCTTGCCTTATGTGTCACATGCCATAATGTGCTCCTCAGGCGGTCCATTTCACATTTTTGAGAGTTCTCTAACTCTACAACAGAGTTCTTCAGCTTAcctatcttttattttccctttttttctttcttttttttattctgtgcaggtgttttaaaatgcaaaaaggacAAAGCCTATGAAGGGGGACAGCTCTGTCCTAAGTGCAACAGCccaaaacagctgcaaaaagaagatattcaaaacttgaGAGATATTTCCTGTAGGAAACCTGTCATTCAGTCCTCACTGAGGCAGAATAGCAGCACTCAAGATGAAGAAGATGGTGACAGTTATGAAATGCCTCTGGAAGAGCTTCAGTCCTCTCCATGGAACATTACTCTAAATATGACTGATGAGCATGGCAACGTAGTCCACCTGAACTGTGAAATCAAAAAACCAACAGGCTCTACCAAAATTCAGTGGAATCAAATCCAGACTCAGGAGATTGATATAAATGCTACAATTTCACTGGATTTTGAATGTCCAATGAATCGAGAAAACTATGAAAAATTATGGAAGCTTATAGCTTATTACAGTGAAGTACCTGTCAAATTAGAGAGGGAACTTATGCTCAGCAAAGAGCCTAAAGTAAGCTATCGGTATAGGCAAGGCTCAGATTATGATGCTCTTTACTACACAGGTGTAAAAGCTCAAATACTGGCTGAGCCTTCCTGGGTGATGCAACCTCTTGTAAATATCCAATTAAACAGGCGTCAGAGTACAGGGAAAAAAGTGGTGCtatctttttttactgtgttttctcAGACAATTCGTACCAAAGACACCGGGCAGCAGAGAAGCTGGGTAATGATAGAACAAAACCAGAGCATGAGGACAGCACAGAGTGTGGTGGAAGGGTCAGAGTGTCAGCTGAGCTGCAATGTGAAAGCCTCTGAGAGCCCCTCTGTTCAGTGGCTCTTTCCAGATGGGACTAAACTGCAGGCACCATTTAATCAGAAAGACAGCAGGTTTTCCGTTCTCAGTAGTGGCCAGCTAATAATCAAAGCAGTGAGTTACACTGATGGTGGTTTGTACTACTGCGTTGCCCAGGTGAGAGATGATGTGGACATAATGGCTTACAGACTTCTAGTGCAGCCTCCAGCTATTCAGGCAGTTGATTCAGATGTAGTGAgagttgaaaaaaatgttggagATCCAATAGTTTTGCCGTGCAATGCAGTTGCCATCCCAGAGCCACAGTTGAGCTGGATTCTTCCAAACAACCAGGTCCTTAATGATTTATCAAACTCTTCAAAAGCATATATGTTGGACAATGGTACTTTGCTTATTCCAAAAAGCCATGTCAGTGATAGTGGCCATTACAGCTGTGTTGCTGTCAATCAGCAGGGATCGGATCAGTTTGTTGTAAGGgtcacagtaaataaaatggtGTCTGACAGATCATTTAAAAGGATAAAACTAAAAAAGCGCCCAGGCTCAAGAAGTTCATCAAAAACAAGAGGGCGGGTACTAGATGATGGAGAGGGatcaggggcaggaggagcggAGGAGTTCCCACGAAGAAAGAACCACCTGAAAGACCGGgaaatttcctttaaacaaaaaaatgaccAGGTGCCAGAGGCTCAAattaaaaaggggaagaaaggcagaaggaaaatgaaaatctggAAAAGTACTGATAGAACCCATGACAGCAATGTTGCAGAAGGCCGGAGAGTATTTGAATCTCGAAGGAGAATTAATATGGCAGGCAAGCAGATTAATCCACAGCATTGGGCTGACATTTTGGCAAAGGTCCGTGGGAAGAATCTTCCTAGAACAACAACAGCTACAGCCATTTCTTTAACAACTGCAGTGCCATCAGTCATGCAGAAAACTACTCCAGTCCCTCATCCGGTAGCGAGCCCTCCACCTTCAGAGACAGCAGCTGAGGGGATAGATTCCTCTGCTGATGCATCACCTGTGGGTGAAGATGAGCCATTCTCAGTCACTGTTTCCCACAACACTAAAGCATTTTCAGTCCAAGCCATATTAACAAGGTCAGAAACTGAACCCTTCTCCAACCACAGAGCTTTAGAAACACCTGCAGGTATATACTCTGCAGAAATCCCTGTGTCACATCCATATTTGACTCCTGTCTCTGCAACTGTGGAACCCCAAGGCCAGCACCATCTTGATGTCAGGACTGGTGATTCAGTTGTAGTCAAAGAAAACATCCATgatctcagtgaagaacctgtAGCCAGACAAATTGTAACAAACTTTCCTAATATTCAGAGCAGTTCATTCACAGTGGAAAATGTAGATAGAACTCTATCTTCTACACCAGaggaaaattctgcttttgctgagCTACCACTTGATGCTACTGTCTTAGCTGAATCTCAGACTGTGGATCTTCATAGCATCTTGGAGACAAGTGTAAAGTTAAATGAAGTGGACCCAATGCATGTTGACAACATAATTTTAACACCTTCTCAGTTGGATGAGTTCATCCCAACAGATTCTGTAGGCACTACTAccatttcttcatctgtttctcCATTTGTTACTGAAATGAGCAATGACTTGATACACCAGCACAACGAAGTATCCACAGGTCAGACAAAAATGGCAGACTTAAGTACAAGTTTTCCAGCTGTCACACCCAATAGGGTTCAGAGCAAGGAAGAATCTGAGACCCACAGGAATGCAGTGACTCAAGAAAGCATGTCCAGCAGTTATGCAGAAAATTTTCAGGGAGAAGAACATAGAAACGTGGCTACTCCAAAACCAGATCTCAGATTCACTTTGCCAAGTACTAGTGCTCTTCATAAAACAGCAGGAGGGataaaagctgcttctttcatCAGTAGATTGACCACTGTGGCCACAACAACAACTCCCTATAGAAAGACCATGCCTTCACTTGTTACTCAGCATGCTAGAAAAAGGCCTTACGGGAGAAGGAGATTGAGGCCAAACAGAATCCGACAAAGACCAAAGCCTTTCCCCCGTGTTGTTTTAACCACGGAGGGAATGCCTATTGTTCCAAGGACACCTGAAGTTGAAGCTGTGACCAAAACTTCTGCAACTCTTGAAAGTCCTGATCTTAAAAGCAATGTCAAAATACAGGCTAAGGAAGAGGAGCGTATGGAATACACTCCTTCATTAGTTACTGATCCGGTTGTCTTAGAGAAAATTACCAAAATCAGAGAGGTGGTCACAACTTCCTTCCTTAGGCTTACTGATTCTCCACCTGAAGTAAAACATGTGATAGTCTCTACTGCTCCTGAAACCTTGGCACTTCCAGTGACTGCACCTATCAAGATTTTATCATCATATGTTGTACATGATTCAGTTCCCACAAAAGAGTCAAGTGTACCTCTGAAACCAGAGCAAAGTGAAGTGCCAACATACCACTCGTTAGACAATATATCTGAGGAGAAGGGCATTAAAGCAGATTCTGAAATTATGGATAGTAAGGCAGAACAATTAAGCACAACATCTTCTGAGCATACGAACAGCCTGATACTATCTACAAAACCAGAATCTCAAGAAGAGCATTTCCTATTTGACTCAGAAGTTGTGGTTAATGAAACAACCGCTGGAATGTTCCAGCTGATATATCCCACTGTGACTGACTTCAGTATTCCTGTTGGCACAGTGGAAGTTTTTAAGGACCTCTCAGTTTCAAAGGAGCCATGGAAGCCCACAGTATCTTTAGAAACACCAGCAATAACTGAGCCACCTCAGCAATATGAGGTGATTACTTTGTCCTCCTCCTTCAGCACGACACAAACTCAGACTTTTCcacttagagaaaaaaagaaatctgttgcTTCTCAGActggaacaaaaacatcttcctTAGAGGAAAAGGAAGCTGTGTCACATGTATTTCATCATGATCCCACTTTGCAGGCAACTGAAAAGCCTCCGACTACATCCACTGCCTTCATTCCATTTATAAAACTTGCCAGTCTTCCCCCTTCCATTTCAAGCACTTCACATCCTTCCCTTCATTATACCACCGAGGAAAGTAATGCCTTCAATCAAGAAAGGTTCCCAGAAGTAAAACAAGTTGAAGCAGATGGTGACAAAATGGTGGTGAGCTCAAGACGGAATGTACACCCTACTCCTTCCTCTAGCCAAAACAGGATTAGCATACAGTCGAAAGAGGAGCAATTCAAAGAGATGTATAGTAGCAAGTCAAACAACAGTTTACTGCTAAACCCAGACCTTCCCCATCCACCTGCTGGAATGATACCAAGCCTAAACCAAAGACTGCCTGTTGTGCCTCCAAAGCATGTTCCAGTAAGAGGCACAGTGAAGCCTCCATATATTGTAACACAAGGTTCATTTCGCTATTTTATAACACATCAGCCTCTTCACTACACAAACAAACCAGAGATAACAGCATATGCAGCACATACCATCCAGGACAAAAAATCTTTTGCCTCTCAGAGAGAAACAACTCCGCCAACACAAGCTTCTCCATTTCACAAAACAAATCCATTCACTGCAGGCAAGTTTGGTAATCAAGGTCAGAACAGAAACAATATTAATTCACGGTTTTTTGGAAATAACTATGTTCCAGATAACAGAGGCACAGCAGGGAGACTACCAAGTCAAGGGATCCCCTATTATCCCAGTTCCAGAATGCCATTCCTTTTCAACAGAACAAGGATATTCCCTCACTTAAGTATGCATCCTAAACCAGTGGTCCCTAGTCAACTAGTCCCAAAAGACACAAATGAGAAGAAGGTTGCCCAGGTCTCCCCTACTAGGACTACACTGCAGAAAGTTACAGCTATTCCAGTGCCTCCAATGCCACATGCCACTACCAGCACATCATCACCACCAGCGATTTTGAAGATTACCCCTCCAGCCTTTCTCTCGCAGCGCACAAAACCACAGATACCCACTACAgttcatccttttaaaaatgtccaTCATCGTCATCAAAAAGTTCCATCTGTGCCTTATGTGGGAGGCATTATGCCACACAATTTGACTGTAATTCAGT
This sequence is a window from Balearica regulorum gibbericeps isolate bBalReg1 chromosome 1, bBalReg1.pri, whole genome shotgun sequence. Protein-coding genes within it:
- the MXRA5 gene encoding matrix-remodeling-associated protein 5 isoform X2, which encodes MRSPKAASRRAAAGCDEPRRAGAGGEAGSEVAAGRPPRRPVPPVARSPPGTWERRAAPAEPAAPGCRRSEARGGAKMGERAAAGALSVVLILGLGLPPAALACPQPCACYLPTEVHCTFRSLAAVPARISKHVERINFGFNSIQAIYENSFAGLTKLELLMIHGNDIQNIPNGALKDLVSLQVFKISYNKLKVITGQTLQGLSSLMRLHMDHNRIEFIHPNAFNGLTSLRLVHLEGNLLQQLHPSTFSTFMVLDYFKLSTVRHLYLSENALRTLPAGMFQGMPLLENLYLHGNPWACDCSLKWLLEWNEVSGGVLKCKKDKAYEGGQLCPKCNSPKQLQKEDIQNLRDISCRKPVIQSSLRQNSSTQDEEDGDSYEMPLEELQSSPWNITLNMTDEHGNVVHLNCEIKKPTGSTKIQWNQIQTQEIDINATISLDFECPMNRENYEKLWKLIAYYSEVPVKLERELMLSKEPKVSYRYRQGSDYDALYYTGVKAQILAEPSWVMQPLVNIQLNRRQSTGKKVVLSFFTVFSQTIRTKDTGQQRSWVMIEQNQSMRTAQSVVEGSECQLSCNVKASESPSVQWLFPDGTKLQAPFNQKDSRFSVLSSGQLIIKAVSYTDGGLYYCVAQVRDDVDIMAYRLLVQPPAIQAVDSDVVRVEKNVGDPIVLPCNAVAIPEPQLSWILPNNQVLNDLSNSSKAYMLDNGTLLIPKSHVSDSGHYSCVAVNQQGSDQFVVRVTVNKMVSDRSFKRIKLKKRPGSRSSSKTRGRVLDDGEGSGAGGAEEFPRRKNHLKDREISFKQKNDQVPEAQIKKGKKGRRKMKIWKSTDRTHDSNVAEGRRVFESRRRINMAGKQINPQHWADILAKVRGKNLPRTTTATAISLTTAVPSVMQKTTPVPHPVASPPPSETAAEGIDSSADASPVGEDEPFSVTVSHNTKAFSVQAILTRSETEPFSNHRALETPAGIYSAEIPVSHPYLTPVSATVEPQGQHHLDVRTGDSVVVKENIHDLSEEPVARQIVTNFPNIQSSSFTVENVDRTLSSTPEENSAFAELPLDATVLAESQTVDLHSILETSVKLNEVDPMHVDNIILTPSQLDEFIPTDSVGTTTISSSVSPFVTEMSNDLIHQHNEVSTGQTKMADLSTSFPAVTPNRVQSKEESETHRNAVTQESMSSSYAENFQGEEHRNVATPKPDLRFTLPSTSALHKTAGGIKAASFISRLTTVATTTTPYRKTMPSLVTQHARKRPYGRRRLRPNRIRQRPKPFPRVVLTTEGMPIVPRTPEVEAVTKTSATLESPDLKSNVKIQAKEEERMEYTPSLVTDPVVLEKITKIREVVTTSFLRLTDSPPEVKHVIVSTAPETLALPVTAPIKILSSYVVHDSVPTKESSVPLKPEQSEVPTYHSLDNISEEKGIKADSEIMDSKAEQLSTTSSEHTNSLILSTKPESQEEHFLFDSEVVVNETTAGMFQLIYPTVTDFSIPVGTVEVFKDLSVSKEPWKPTVSLETPAITEPPQQYEVITLSSSFSTTQTQTFPLREKKKSVASQTGTKTSSLEEKEAVSHVFHHDPTLQATEKPPTTSTAFIPFIKLASLPPSISSTSHPSLHYTTEESNAFNQERFPEVKQVEADGDKMVVSSRRNVHPTPSSSQNRISIQSKEEQFKEMYSSKSNNSLLLNPDLPHPPAGMIPSLNQRLPVVPPKHVPVRGTVKPPYIVTQGSFRYFITHQPLHYTNKPEITAYAAHTIQDKKSFASQRETTPPTQASPFHKTNPFTAGKFGNQGQNRNNINSRFFGNNYVPDNRGTAGRLPSQGIPYYPSSRMPFLFNRTRIFPHLSMHPKPVVPSQLVPKDTNEKKVAQVSPTRTTLQKVTAIPVPPMPHATTSTSSPPAILKITPPAFLSQRTKPQIPTTVHPFKNVHHRHQKVPSVPYVGGIMPHNLTVIQSSTNFRIHGERPKIITKGSHTISILAETDAFIPCDAIGEPKPFITWTKVSTGALMTANTRLQRFEVWKNGTLLIRNVQLQDRGQYLCTAQNLHGIDKMIIVLTVVAQQPKILLSRYRDLTVYFGETIAMECQASGTPSPHISWIFPDRKILQTVTTTDSRIMLHENRTLSIKQATFSDRGVYKCVASNAAGADSIAVRLHIAALPPIIQQDKQENISLPLGSSINIHCTAKAAPSPSIRWVVFDGTQIRPSQFVNGNLFVFPNGTLYIRNVSPKDSGTYECVAANMVGAARRTVQLHVKKHASNAKITGSSPQRTDVTYGSILHLDCSASGDPWPRILWRLPSKRMIDSLHSLETRIKVFSNGTLVVHSVTDKDAGDYLCVARNKIGDDYVVLKVNVMMKPAKIEHKNENNHKVKYGGDLKVDCVATGLPNPEISWGLPDGSMINTFMQSDDSGSRTKRYVVFNNGTLYFNDVGLREEGDYTCYAENQIGKDEMKVRVKVVAEPATIRNKTYVVINVPYGDVVTVACEAKGEPTPKVTWLSPTNRPIPALSDKYQVYRDGTLLIQKAQRSDSGNYTCVVRNSAGEDRKIVWIHVNVQPPRINGHLSAITSVRETAIRDSRKLIDCKAEGIPTPRVLWAFPEGVILPAPYYGNRITVHRNGTLDIREVRQTDAVQLICIGRNEGGEARLIVHLLITDHLEKPSFRDPVNERITAIAGHSINLNCSVQGNPKPSTSWILPNGTEVLSGSRLHRFYHKRDGILHISNLSAGDAGTYRCTARNPGGYVERVVFLKVGLRPEISNQYNNLVSIINGETLQLHCITQPNQRTQISWTLPNGMVLDAPQAMGRFSLLENGSLTVREASVFDRGTYLCKVSTEYGTSVMNVPVIVIAYPPRITSEPAPVIYARPGNSVKLNCMAIGIPKAEITWELPDKSHLTTGAQSRLYGNKFLHPQGSLVIQQSTQRDAGFYKCTAKNILGSDSKTTYIHIF
- the MXRA5 gene encoding matrix-remodeling-associated protein 5 isoform X1, with protein sequence MRSPKAASRRAAAGCDEPRRAGAGGEAGSEVAAGRPPRRPVPPVARSPPGTWERRAAPAEPAAPGCRRSEARGGAKMGERAAAGALSVVLILGLGLPPAALACPQPCACYLPTEVHCTFRSLAAVPARISKHVERINFGFNSIQAIYENSFAGLTKLELLMIHGNDIQNIPNGALKDLVSLQVFKISYNKLKVITGQTLQGLSSLMRLHMDHNRIEFIHPNAFNGLTSLRLVHLEGNLLQQLHPSTFSTFMVLDYFKLSTVRHLYLSENALRTLPAGMFQGMPLLENLYLHGNPWACDCSLKWLLEWNEVSGGVLKCKKDKAYEGGQLCPKCNSPKQLQKEDIQNLRDISCRKPVIQSSLRQNSSTQDEEDGDSYEMPLEELQSSPWNITLNMTDEHGNVVHLNCEIKKPTGSTKIQWNQIQTQEIDINATISLDFECPMNRENYEKLWKLIAYYSEVPVKLERELMLSKEPKVSYRYRQGSDYDALYYTGVKAQILAEPSWVMQPLVNIQLNRRQSTGKKVVLSFFTVFSQTIRTKDTGQQRSWVMIEQNQSMRTAQSVVEGSECQLSCNVKASESPSVQWLFPDGTKLQAPFNQKDSRFSVLSSGQLIIKAVSYTDGGLYYCVAQVRDDVDIMAYRLLVQPPAIQAVDSDVVRVEKNVGDPIVLPCNAVAIPEPQLSWILPNNQVLNDLSNSSKAYMLDNGTLLIPKSHVSDSGHYSCVAVNQQGSDQFVVRVTVNKMVSDRSFKRIKLKKRPGSRSSSKTRGRVLDDGEGSGAGGAEEFPRRKNHLKDREISFKQKNDQVPEAQIKKGKKGRRKMKIWKSTDRTHDSNVAEGRRVFESRRRINMAGKQINPQHWADILAKVRGKNLPRTTTATAISLTTAVPSVMQKTTPVPHPVASPPPSETAAEGIDSSADASPVGEDEPFSVTVSHNTKAFSVQAILTRSETEPFSNHRALETPAGIYSAEIPVSHPYLTPVSATVEPQGQHHLDVRTGDSVVVKENIHDLSEEPVARQIVTNFPNIQSSSFTVENVDRTLSSTPEENSAFAELPLDATVLAESQTVDLHSILETSVKLNEVDPMHVDNIILTPSQLDEFIPTDSVGTTTISSSVSPFVTEMSNDLIHQHNEVSTGQTKMADLSTSFPAVTPNRVQSKEESETHRNAVTQESMSSSYAENFQGEEHRNVATPKPDLRFTLPSTSALHKTAGGIKAASFISRLTTVATTTTPYRKTMPSLVTQHARKRPYGRRRLRPNRIRQRPKPFPRVVLTTEGMPIVPRTPEVEAVTKTSATLESPDLKSNVKIQAKEEERMEYTPSLVTDPVVLEKITKIREVVTTSFLRLTDSPPEVKHVIVSTAPETLALPVTAPIKILSSYVVHDSVPTKESSVPLKPEQSEVPTYHSLDNISEEKGIKADSEIMDSKAEQLSTTSSEHTNSLILSTKPESQEEHFLFDSEVVVNETTAGMFQLIYPTVTDFSIPVGTVEVFKDLSVSKEPWKPTVSLETPAITEPPQQYEVITLSSSFSTTQTQTFPLREKKKSVASQTGTKTSSLEEKEAVSHVFHHDPTLQATEKPPTTSTAFIPFIKLASLPPSISSTSHPSLHYTTEESNAFNQERFPEVKQVEADGDKMVVSSRRNVHPTPSSSQNRISIQSKEEQFKEMYSSKSNNSLLLNPDLPHPPAGMIPSLNQRLPVVPPKHVPVRGTVKPPYIVTQGSFRYFITHQPLHYTNKPEITAYAAHTIQDKKSFASQRETTPPTQASPFHKTNPFTAGKFGNQGQNRNNINSRFFGNNYVPDNRGTAGRLPSQGIPYYPSSRMPFLFNRTRIFPHLSMHPKPVVPSQLVPKDTNEKKVAQVSPTRTTLQKVTAIPVPPMPHATTSTSSPPAILKITPPAFLSQRTKPQIPTTVHPFKNVHHRHQKVPSVPYVGGIMPHNLTVIQSSTNFRIHGERPKIITKGSHTISILAETDAFIPCDAIGEPKPFITWTKVSTGALMTANTRLQRFEVWKNGTLLIRNVQLQDRGQYLCTAQNLHGIDKMIIVLTVVAQQPKILLSRYRDLTVYFGETIAMECQASGTPSPHISWIFPDRKILQTVTTTDSRIMLHENRTLSIKQATFSDRGVYKCVASNAAGADSIAVRLHIAALPPIIQQDKQENISLPLGSSINIHCTAKAAPSPSIRWVVFDGTQIRPSQFVNGNLFVFPNGTLYIRNVSPKDSGTYECVAANMVGAARRTVQLHVKKHASNAKITGSSPQRTDVTYGSILHLDCSASGDPWPRILWRLPSKRMIDSLHSSLETRIKVFSNGTLVVHSVTDKDAGDYLCVARNKIGDDYVVLKVNVMMKPAKIEHKNENNHKVKYGGDLKVDCVATGLPNPEISWGLPDGSMINTFMQSDDSGSRTKRYVVFNNGTLYFNDVGLREEGDYTCYAENQIGKDEMKVRVKVVAEPATIRNKTYVVINVPYGDVVTVACEAKGEPTPKVTWLSPTNRPIPALSDKYQVYRDGTLLIQKAQRSDSGNYTCVVRNSAGEDRKIVWIHVNVQPPRINGHLSAITSVRETAIRDSRKLIDCKAEGIPTPRVLWAFPEGVILPAPYYGNRITVHRNGTLDIREVRQTDAVQLICIGRNEGGEARLIVHLLITDHLEKPSFRDPVNERITAIAGHSINLNCSVQGNPKPSTSWILPNGTEVLSGSRLHRFYHKRDGILHISNLSAGDAGTYRCTARNPGGYVERVVFLKVGLRPEISNQYNNLVSIINGETLQLHCITQPNQRTQISWTLPNGMVLDAPQAMGRFSLLENGSLTVREASVFDRGTYLCKVSTEYGTSVMNVPVIVIAYPPRITSEPAPVIYARPGNSVKLNCMAIGIPKAEITWELPDKSHLTTGAQSRLYGNKFLHPQGSLVIQQSTQRDAGFYKCTAKNILGSDSKTTYIHIF